One window of the Halorhodospira halophila genome contains the following:
- a CDS encoding DUF5615 family PIN-like protein: MKFLVDAQLPPALARWLACQGVSAEHVSDVGLLAASDAMIWEHAAQSGAVIVTKDEDFALWRSVSVSRHPTVVWLRVGNTRKAELLQWFEPLLPRIMAAIERGETLIEID, from the coding sequence ATGAAATTCCTGGTTGATGCTCAACTCCCGCCGGCGCTAGCTCGCTGGCTTGCGTGCCAAGGCGTGTCGGCTGAGCACGTGTCTGATGTCGGTCTGCTGGCCGCCTCTGACGCGATGATTTGGGAGCACGCGGCTCAATCGGGTGCTGTCATCGTCACCAAAGATGAAGACTTTGCTCTTTGGCGTTCTGTGAGTGTCTCAAGACACCCAACTGTTGTATGGCTGCGAGTCGGAAATACACGCAAGGCAGAATTGCTTCAATGGTTCGAGCCGCTACTACCGCGGATAATGGCGGCTATTGAGCGAGGTGAGACGTTGATCGAAATTGACTGA
- a CDS encoding DUF433 domain-containing protein, with product MSELHRITFDPELCGGRPCIRGMRVRVTDILDLLAAGASRDEILKDYPYLEMEDITAALQFAARRADHPVMHVA from the coding sequence ATGAGCGAGCTTCACCGAATCACTTTCGATCCGGAACTATGCGGTGGGCGCCCATGCATTCGCGGCATGCGTGTGCGAGTGACGGATATCCTCGACCTCCTGGCAGCCGGGGCAAGCCGTGACGAAATCCTCAAGGACTACCCGTATCTGGAGATGGAGGACATTACCGCGGCTCTCCAATTTGCCGCGCGTCGCGCCGACCACCCCGTTATGCACGTCGCTTGA
- the hepT gene encoding type VII toxin-antitoxin system HepT family RNase toxin, translated as MTDHPLLDKKLAFIESRVQELRELAQPELVGHDLRETRFVEHTLQLAIQAALDAASQVVSAKRLGEPETNRALFEHLGRYGIIEPDLVEPLAAMAGFRNVLVHGYQEVDARIVRDVVENHLDDLLAFVEALRGQLL; from the coding sequence GTGACCGATCACCCCCTGCTCGACAAGAAACTAGCTTTTATCGAGAGCCGGGTCCAGGAGCTTCGGGAACTCGCCCAGCCCGAGCTGGTCGGCCATGACCTTCGAGAGACGCGCTTTGTCGAGCACACGTTGCAGCTGGCCATCCAGGCAGCGCTAGACGCAGCCTCCCAGGTAGTCTCCGCGAAACGGCTGGGAGAACCGGAGACCAACCGCGCTCTCTTTGAGCACCTCGGCCGCTACGGCATCATCGAGCCCGACTTGGTCGAGCCCCTGGCGGCAATGGCTGGCTTCCGCAATGTGCTGGTTCACGGCTACCAAGAGGTCGATGCGCGGATCGTCCGGGATGTCGTGGAGAACCACCTGGATGACCTGCTGGCATTCGTCGAGGCGCTTCGAGGCCAGCTCCTCTGA
- a CDS encoding DUF6364 family protein gives MEQETTKVTVRLPKQDVEFAKAYAKAHGMSVTEVIDRHLRRLRALEGHVPSAELEAITGLIPPDVDPVKVYHDHLHHKHQS, from the coding sequence ATGGAACAGGAAACCACCAAGGTGACGGTGCGCCTGCCCAAACAGGATGTGGAGTTCGCGAAGGCCTATGCCAAGGCCCACGGCATGAGCGTTACCGAGGTCATTGATCGCCATCTGCGTCGCCTTCGCGCGCTGGAGGGGCATGTGCCAAGTGCCGAGCTGGAGGCCATTACCGGCCTGATCCCCCCTGATGTGGATCCTGTGAAGGTTTATCACGACCACCTGCACCACAAACACCAATCGTGA
- a CDS encoding MarR family EPS-associated transcriptional regulator gives MDSEELHLQVLRLLDHNPNLSQRQIARELGLSVGKTNYAVRAVISRGWVKAQNFSSAPDKRRYLYRLTPAGVSEKAQLAYRHLQRKRAEHQRLMAEIEALRAEVEEATGESEPAERPAGPQG, from the coding sequence ATGGATTCCGAAGAGCTCCACCTGCAGGTCCTGCGCCTGCTCGATCACAACCCCAACCTCAGCCAGCGCCAGATCGCCCGCGAGCTCGGCTTGTCCGTCGGCAAGACGAACTACGCCGTCCGCGCCGTGATCAGCCGTGGCTGGGTGAAGGCGCAGAACTTCTCCAGCGCGCCGGACAAGCGCCGCTACCTCTACCGGCTCACCCCCGCCGGGGTCAGCGAGAAGGCACAGCTGGCCTACCGCCACCTGCAGCGCAAGCGCGCCGAACACCAGCGCCTGATGGCGGAGATCGAGGCCCTACGCGCCGAGGTCGAGGAGGCCACGGGAGAGTCGGAGCCGGCGGAGCGTCCGGCGGGACCGCAGGGCTGA
- a CDS encoding PIN domain-containing protein: MIMLDLNVLLDVLQKRERHYRVSAAVLEQVLRGDKEGAISAHAATTVYYLVARYADRTSADQALSWLLQHLHVCAVGRVELERAQSLGWADFEDAVVAATAERAGCTSVITRNVKDFAGSPVTVLTPQEFLLR, translated from the coding sequence GTGATCATGCTCGACCTGAACGTCCTGCTGGACGTTCTGCAAAAGCGAGAGCGACACTATCGCGTCTCGGCGGCTGTACTAGAACAGGTGCTGCGTGGTGATAAAGAGGGTGCAATCAGCGCACATGCGGCAACCACGGTGTACTACCTCGTTGCACGGTATGCGGATCGCACCTCGGCCGATCAGGCATTGAGCTGGCTGCTCCAGCATTTGCACGTATGCGCAGTGGGACGCGTCGAGCTCGAACGAGCTCAATCCCTCGGTTGGGCGGATTTCGAAGATGCTGTGGTAGCGGCCACTGCGGAGCGCGCGGGTTGCACCTCCGTTATTACGCGCAACGTCAAGGATTTCGCCGGATCCCCCGTAACCGTGCTGACACCGCAGGAATTCCTCCTGCGTTAA
- a CDS encoding DUF4351 domain-containing protein, which yields MSQETPDYDQDFKNLIVDYPREAIAFFASQEAVRLDESVRVLPIRQEQLKERLRHHYRALDTPLQIEWPNGEREVLAFAFEEETQTERFDIHRLIHYCTDLSQMLGTTRIVPVVIFLSARPVPTRLELAGDQHTYLSFQYLYWQAGAEPYRQHRDSPNIVARLCLPLMHWEGTDEKLEARASALQGLETLEPDPKKRLKYADFVDNYAQLDDNEQELFRQRYPEEEAIMTGIVSRSRQEGRQEGLQEGRQEGRQEGRLEGEAKMLARMLERRFGPLNDQQLERIRSADEQTLWAWSDRVFQADSVDEVLDSQS from the coding sequence ATGAGCCAGGAGACCCCCGACTACGACCAGGACTTCAAGAACCTCATCGTCGACTACCCCCGTGAGGCGATCGCCTTTTTCGCCAGCCAGGAGGCGGTACGCCTCGATGAATCCGTGCGCGTGCTCCCCATCCGTCAGGAACAGCTCAAGGAGCGGCTGCGTCACCACTACCGGGCCCTCGACACCCCACTGCAAATCGAATGGCCGAACGGCGAGCGCGAGGTGCTGGCCTTCGCCTTCGAGGAGGAGACCCAGACCGAACGCTTCGACATCCACCGGCTGATCCATTACTGCACGGACCTCTCGCAGATGCTCGGCACAACCCGGATCGTGCCGGTGGTCATCTTCCTCTCCGCACGCCCGGTGCCCACACGGCTGGAACTTGCCGGGGATCAGCACACGTACCTGAGCTTCCAGTACCTCTACTGGCAGGCCGGAGCCGAGCCGTACCGGCAGCATCGAGACAGCCCCAACATCGTCGCCCGCCTGTGCCTGCCGCTGATGCACTGGGAAGGCACCGACGAGAAGCTCGAGGCCCGCGCCAGCGCGCTGCAGGGGCTCGAGACCCTGGAGCCGGACCCGAAAAAGCGGCTTAAGTATGCGGATTTCGTCGATAACTACGCGCAGCTCGATGACAATGAGCAGGAACTGTTCAGGCAGCGCTACCCCGAGGAGGAAGCCATCATGACCGGGATCGTAAGCCGCTCAAGACAAGAGGGTCGGCAGGAAGGTCTGCAAGAGGGCCGGCAAGAGGGTCGGCAAGAGGGTCGACTAGAAGGCGAGGCCAAGATGCTCGCACGAATGCTGGAAAGGCGGTTCGGCCCGCTGAACGATCAGCAACTCGAACGTATCCGCTCGGCCGACGAGCAGACCCTGTGGGCTTGGTCCGACCGCGTCTTCCAGGCCGACAGCGTCGATGAGGTCTTGGACAGCCAGAGCTGA